A region of the Synechococcus sp. PCC 7502 genome:
GCGGCAGCAGTACAGTTTGCAGATCGGGTTAATACTGTATCTCCCACCTATGCCAAACAAATTTGCACTCCTGCCTATGGTGAAGGTTTGGAAAGCACTTTATCATATCTTTCTCCCAGTGGAATCTTAAATGGCATTGATATTGACCAATTTAATCCCAGTACTGATAAATATTTAGCCAAGAACTTTGACAGTGAAACCCTTGCCAAACGCATCGCTAATAAAAGTGCTTTACAGGAAGAAATTGGGTTGCAGGTAAATAAGTCTGCTTTCCTTGTAGGCATGGTAACTAGGCTGGTTGAACAAAAAGGCTTAGATTTATTAATTCAAGTTTTAGATCGATTTCTAGCCTATACCGATGCTCAGTTCGTAATTTTAGGGACAGGCGATCGTTACTACGAAACTCAAATGTGGCAAATTGCTTCTCGTTTCCCCGGCAGGATGTCAGCACAGATTTTATATAATGCGGCACTATCTCAGCGTATTTATGCAGGTACTGACGCTTTCTTAATGCCTAGTAGGTTTGAACCGTGTGGCATTAGTCAAATGCTGGCTTTACGTTATGGCTCGGTGCCAATTGTGCGGAGAACGGGGGGATTAGTGGATACAGTTCAGCATCATGTGCCTAGCTTAAATCAGGGTAATGGCTATTGCTTTGATCGCTACGAACCACTTGATCTCTATACTTGCATGATCAGAGCATGGGAGGGATTCTCTTATAAAGAACCTTGGCATGATCTGCAAAAACGGGGAATGGCAGGAGATTTTAGTTGGGATACTTCTGCTAAACAATATATTGAGTTATATCGTTCGATTCCAGGGATGGAACTTGCCTAAGATCGCTATTTATTCTATTGGCACTACGTAATGTAAATGATAGGTATGTAGAGAGAGGGTTTAGCTTTCCTGATCCATGACAGTTTGACCAAGATATTGAGAGGATTGTGCTTGTTAATTTTTGGGAATAGCGATCGCCCTTAATACCCTTAATAATTTCCACCAATAAAGACTGAAGAAACATTTCCCCAGTCTTGGCTACAAAGATTAATTTAGGTTACTTAAGAGAACTTATCTTAAAATTACAGAAGCAGAATTTAAGGATTCTTTGAGACTACGCACCACAGCAATCATTGCTATTTGATCTTTAAGTTGATTTACCGCCGAACCAACCCCTACTCCAGATGCTCCAGCAGCGATCGCCATTGGAATAGTAACATCCGTTAATCCCGAAGCACAAAGCACAGGCACAGATACAGCACGACTAATCGCATGGGCAGCAGCAAGGGTAGGCGCAGCTTTTTCAATTAAGCCCAGAATTCCGCTATGTAAAGGATTACTACTGGTACCACCTTCAGTTTGAATGATATCAGCACCACAGGCTACCAATTCTTCAGCCAGAGTTACTTGTTGATCGAGGGGTAAGGTATGAGGCACAGTTACAGATAGTAAAGTCTCGGGTAATAAATTTCTGGTGGCTTTAGTCAAGGCAATTACCTCTAACCCCGAAAATATCCGTCCTTGGGTGTAAAAACTATCATAGTTACCAATTTCCACTAGGTCGGCTCCAGCATCTACTGCCTCTACTAATTTCTCTGGAGCGATCGCTGACACACACACAGGTAAGTTGGTTTGAGCTTTAGTTTGTCTAATTAAGTTGCGATCAGCAGCAATATCCACAAAGGTTGCACCACCCAAAGTAGCAGCTTCCACAACCATTGCCACGAACTGAGAATCAAAGTTTTGCAAACCGCTAATAATTTTTAATGCCTGACGGTGGGTAAGGGTTTGGCGTAATTGGTTTAAGGTTGTCATGGTTATTCTTGGAGATGATTGTTTAGATTAACCTAATATACCCCGCAAATACCAGAGTAGAAAATTAGCAAAATCATAAATTGATCGCCGTCTTAAATCAGCAAATAATCAGCAAACTTAATCTTGAGGCGTTAGGATGAGATTAGCTTTTAAGGGGATTTGCAAAATCTTAATAATCTTCTTAAATGTTTAAGCAATTAAGGGCTTGCCCCAGTAACCTGCAAAGAATACCCCAAACAATTTGCTAAAGCGTCAAATTAACAACTAAAATACTTACTGCCTCACTGCATTAATCTGCTCACTATTCACCTATGCCTAAAATTCTCGTTTCCGATCCTATTGATCAAGTTGGTATTGATATACTCTCTCAGGTTGCCACGGTTGATATAAAAACTAACCTTACCCCCGATGAATTAGTACAAGTCATTCCCGACTACGATGCCATTATGATTCGCTCTGGCACTAAGCTAACTAAGCAAGCGATCGAAGCGGGCAAAAACCTCAAAATTATTGGTCGAGCAGGTGTAGGCGTAGATAATGTTGATGTTCCTACGGCGACTCGTCAAGGAATTGTGGTTGTAAACTCCCCTGAAGGAAATACGATTGCAGCAGCAGAACATGCCCTCGCCATGATGTTATCTTTATCTCGGTTTGTCCCAGAGGCAAATGCTTCGATTAAATCAGGGAAATGGGATCGCAAAAGCTTTACTGGGGTTGAAGTTTATAAAAAAACCCTTGGCGTTGTGGGCTTAGGAAAAATTGGTTCCCATGTTGCCACGGTTGCCAAGTCCATGGGCATGAAACTGCTAGCATATGATCCTTTTTTAAGTGCAGAGCGTGCCGAACAGTTGGGCGTAAGCTTAGTGGAGCTAGAAATTTTACTGCGGGAATCGGACTATATTACCCTGCACATTCCTAAAACTAAAGAAACCCAGCATTTAATCAATGCCAAAACCCTAGGGATCATGAAGCCCAATGCGCGGATTATTAACTGTGCAAGGGGAGGGATTATCGATGAAGCAGCCCTTACCGAAGCATTAATTAATGGCACCATTGCGGGCGCAGCAATTGATGTATTTGAAAATGAACCCCTAGAAGCGGATTCACCCCTGAGAAATGCTCCCGCCAGTCGGCTTGTGCTTACTCCTCACTTGGGGGCATCTACGGAAGAGGCTCAAGCAAATGTAGCAATCGATGTGGCTGAGCAAATTCGAGATGTATTATTAGGTTTGCCCGCCCGAGCCGCAGTTAATATTCCCGGACTACGCCCCGATGTTTGGCAAAAACTCAAGCCCTATCTGCAACTTTCGGAAATGCTAGGGAATCTGGTAGGGCAATTGGCTGGAGGACGGGTAGATAACCTAGATGTGCGCTTACAGGGTGAAATTGCCACTAGTGATAGCCAACCCATAGTTGTAGCCGCATTAAAAGGTTTATTATCCCAAGCATTGCAAGAACGGGTAAATTTTGTGAATGCAAGTCTGGAAGCGAAAGAGCGGGGAATTAGGGTTACAGAGACTCGTGATGCAGCGATCGAGGACTATACGGGGTCTTTGACTTTAACGGCAAAGGGTTCCCAAGGGCAGCAGTCTGTGACGGGAGCATTACTGGGCAAGGGTGAAATTCGGATTACAAATATCAATGACTTCCCGATCAATGTTGCCCCCACTCACTACATGCTTTTGACCTTGCATCGGGATATGCCCGGCATTATTGGCAAAATTGGTTCTTTATTAGGAACATTTAATGTCAACATAGCGAGTATGCAGGTTGGACGACGGATTGTCAGGGGCGAAGCAGTGATGGTAATTAATATTGATGATCCGTTACCCAGTGGGTTGCTTGATGAAATCGGACATATTCAGGGTGTGACGGATGCCTTTATGGTTAATTTATAAGTTAAGTGTTGAACTCCTCTGAAAATTCATCATTCATCGGTTTGTTAAAGTTAGTTTATAGATAAAAGTAATGTTTACAACTGCTGAATTTGGCACATTAACCCAGGGCATGGGTATTTTGGTGTTGGTATTAGCACTGATTACGGCGGTAGCGTTTGGGCGATCAGTAAGCTGGCGATTTCGCATGGTTGGGATCACTTCTTTTGCAGTGGTGTTAACGGCGGGATTATTTGCGCTGTCCTTGGCACCAATTACGCGAACCAGTGTGGAGGGAGCTTTGCCCTATGTGTTAGTTTACGATCGCCTCGGTCCAGAAGCGGTAATCACCGTACCCTCGGATATTAAGGCACCCCAGTTAGAGGCAACCCTAAAGCAGGCAGCAACAAATTTATTTTCCCCCGGACGTAATAGTTTGGGTGAATCATCTACGTTAAAAATTAGAGCAAGGACTATTCTTCATCCCAGGGAAGGGGTTTCACAGTTAGTATATTTAGGAGAATTAGAGAGGTCGCTACGGATGCGTAATGATCCAGATATGACGGTCAAGATTTTTAGTGATCGCCTATCTAACCTTCAAAAGTTATAAACATGTCCGTTTACCTTGACTATGCGGCTACAACTCCCACCCGTCCTGAGGTTATTGATCTAATCACAGAGGTTTTGCGGTCACAGTGGGGTAATCCTTCCAGCTTGCATAATTGGGGTGAACGTTCGACTATGGCTGTGGAGAGATCGCGGTTCATGGTTGCGGATTTAATTAATGCGGATCCTGAGGGCATAATTTTTACGTCTGGTGGAACGGAGTCTAACAATTTAGCATTGTGGGGAATTACCCAACAGTATGACAAGCCTCAACATCTAATTATTTCTGCTGTGGAGCATTCAGCGATCGCCCAACCTGCAAAGGTTTTATCACAAATGGGCTGGTCAGTAACTGAACTACCTGTGGATCAAACTGGTAGAGTTAACCCTTCTGATTTAATTAAGGAAATTCAGCCTAATACCGTATTAGTTTCCGTAATTTTTGCCCAAAATGAAATTGGTACAATTCAGCCGATCGCCGAGTTAGGAAAGATTTGTCGAGATGCTAAGGTGCTTTTTCATACGGATGCTGTCCAAGCGATCGGGAGAATAGATGTAAATCTCCAAGTTTTGCCTGTGGATTTACTAACAATCTCTGCCCATAAAATCTATGGCGGTCAGGGAGTTGGGGCTTTATATGTTCGCCCTAATTTACAGTTGATCCCACTAATTTTAGGCGGGGGGCAAGAACGAGGTATAAGGTCGGGGACAGAATCCGTTGCGGCGATCGCTGGGTTTGGATTGGCTGCTGAGTTGGCTAAATCGGAAATTGCCACAGAGATGCCAAGATTAAGAGCCTTGAGCGATCAGCTATTTAGGGAATTAGAAGATATACCCAACCTAATTCCTACTGGGGCGAAAAATGAACTCAGGCTACCCAATCATGTCAGTTTTTGTCATAGTTCCATAGATGGACGGCATATAGTTAGGGCAATGAATGCGACGGGAATTGGTATTAGCGCTGGTTCCGCCTGTAGCAGTGGGTCATTAATACCTAGTTCAACTCTTTTAGCAATGGGATTTAGTCATAGTCAAGCTTTAGGAGCTATTCGTCTGAGCTTAGGACTTAGGACAAGGTCATTAGATATTGAACAGGCAATTTTAAGTTTGAAGAAAGCTTTAGAAATCTCCCCCTCATTCAAATTAAACTAAAAAATTTTTGGAGTTGTTGAAATTTTGAAATTATAAGTTTGATTGCAGATACATGTTATTTGAGTCACTTCCTTAAAACAGTTGAAGTATATTCGTATCCAGCCCAATTAATCTTAAACTACATTCAGACTGTAAGTTTCAAGCGAACGCCATGAATAAAAAACTAACTAAAAATCTAATCCTAAGATTGGCAGGAGTAGCTACCTGCTCACTTGCAACTTTTTACTCTGCCTCAAGTTGGTCAAAGGAAAATACTCCAGAATATAAGTCTGACTATAAACAAGATATTAAGGTTACGCAACTACTTAAAACTCAGACTACCTCCATAGGTCAGCCAATTAACTTTGCCACAATCAATAAACCAGAAGTAACAGCCGTAAAAGTTGAAATTCCGCCCGGAAAAGAAACAGGTTGGCACAAGCACCCTCATCCGGGATATGCCTATATTATTCAAGGCACATTAACCCTAGAACTTGAAAGAAATCAGAAATTTACATTTAAACCGGGTAGCACATTCGTAGAGGTAGTAGGTACTTTGCATAATGGCAAAAATTTGGGAAACGAACCAGTAATTCTGATCGCCTTTTTTACGGCGGAGGCAGGACAGCCCTTTGCAATTCCTGCAAATCCGAAATAGCCAGAGATTATTTTAAAATTCTAAGCTTCAGAATCCCAGTCATTTAACGATTTGGTATTACACAATTTACTTAACACTCTCTGAATTTAGGAATATTAAAGTGCGGCAATCCGATCTAGGTCTCTCTTGACCTCAAATGCTAGTTCTCGATTACTTGGATCAGTATTTAAAGCCTTATTTAAGAATACTTCTGCTTCTTTATATTTCTTTTTTAAGATTAGCTCATTGCCCCAACGATGATAGGTTACTGCCTGCCAGTGAATTACCTCTGGGGACTGGGGAAATTTGCCTCGCATTCCTTCTGCTATGGCGATCGCGACAATATATTTTCTCTGCTTTAAGAGGTCTTGCAGCCGTCTAAGGGTATCAAGTTTAAGTCTTAGCTCCGGATCACTAGCAATTGGATCAACTTTTTGGCGAACATCTTTGGATCTTACTTCGGATTTAACTTCAACTTTAACCTTAGGGGTTGGTGGGGTACGGGTAGGTTGGGGTTCTGGATGGTAGGATTGACTAAAATTAGCTGCCTGTGGAGGAATTATACCTAGCTGCACATCTTTCAAAATTTGATACGCCTGCTGTACTAAACGAAACTTATCTGCCGCCGCAGGATCATCTTGATTAACATCGGGATGGTACTTTCTTGCTAATCGCCGATAGGAGAGCTTTATATCTTCTAAAGATGCCCCCCGTGATAACCCTAATAATCGATAGCATTCAGACTGCTGCATTCTGAAAATTACTGAGCTTTTTTACGAATAGAGTAGCTGCCATTTTTTAAGGTTGATGATCCTTTATTTGCTTCGACGAGTTCCATAAACTTATTAAGAGCTTGCTCTTTTGTAGCACACTCCGCAATAACATGAAATTTACTTGAAATATTTGTCTGGATAATCACTTGGTACATAATATTTCCCCAATTAAGCTTTATTTTAAATCTGGTTTTAAATTTAGTTTTATACTACCAAGGACTACCAACTATAGTAAATCCTGCCCAATAGAAAGGATGGGATAAATCTCGGTTAATTGTAACTAGGTTACTGGGCAAGTTAATTGGGGTACCCCTTAGACTTCTAATAGCACCATCTTTAAAGGTGATTTCTTTACGCAGCATAGCTAATTGTGCCTGCCTTAAGCCTTCAGCTTTGATTGTGACCTCAGGACGGTTCATCTGTCGATAAAACTCACTCATTAAAGACAGTGTACCCTCATCACTGACCTGCCATAAACTTGCTAAGACTGATTTTACTCCAGACTGGAATGCCAGCCCGGCAAAACCTAATTGATCTGTTTGATCGCCAGCCGCAGTTTTACAAGCACTTAAAACTAGAAGCTCTACGTCTTTCCAGCCTAAATTACGAATTTGCTGAGGTCTGAGTTGCTCATCTCCCCAAAGCTGAATATAGGAGTCACCACCAGAGGTAAATTCGGCATGGGTTGCAAGGTGAATAATACCGTAGGGGGTTTGATTACGCTGTGAGGTTAAATTTTCAAGACTAAAGTTTTGATTTAAAAATGAAACCCCATTCCATTCGCGACTCACAACTTTTACTTCTAAAGGTACAGCAGGCAAAGCTTTCAAGTTGGGATTACGAAACTCCGAGGCACCCATAACTAATGCCTGAACTTTGCGTAAATTGCGATAGCGGGTATCAACTAAACTCAAACCTGGAATTAAACCAAGACTATACTTTTCTACCATAAATTTTTTGCCATCATGAAAAGCTGCCACAGGGCGATCGCGCATTCCTTCAGGCATTTCAAACAACACCGTATCTATCTGCTGTTTCTCTAATTCGCTATCTAGGGGAGCTACTAACCATTGATAGAGCTTCTGAGCAGGTTTTAGGTAATCTTGAGGATTATTTCTGCCAATTGGCACAGAAGCAACTTCTAGGGACAAGTTATCAGCTTGATCAATGACTTGCTTACGATTAATAGGTAAAGACTTAACAATTTTGCCCTTAGATGTGGAGAGAATCAAGACTAGGCGATCGCCCCCTGGGGTAAATTTAACTGTAATAATTGCTGGTTTTTTGCCAGTTTCTCGTTCTAAATCCTGAAGTATTTCTTCATTAGTAGATCGCAGAAAGTCTTGGGTAGGAAGAGAAAGAGTAACAACTGTTTTAGGTGTTTCCTCAATGGGAGGGCGAGATTCAAAAGGTACGGGAGTTGGGGTCGGTGTTGGGATGGGGGTTGGTGTTGGAGTAGGTACGGGAGTGGGTGTAGGCGTTGGGGTCGGTGTAGGTAAAGGCGTGGGAGTTCCACCAACTCCAGTAAAGGCAAAAATGAAAGTAGCAGGTGTTCCAGTAATTTGATTACCAATACCAGCACTATTTACCCCTGAAGATAAGCCTAGGGAATAAACTTCTGCTCCTACAGATGTAAGAGCAGTTCCCGCATTTGCCAGACTAGGTGTTGCCCCGTAAAAAATATTAAATACTTGACTCTTGCCTGCCGCCAGATTGCCAAAGCCAAAGGTAAAGGCTGAACCTTGATCTAGGGGACCATTATTCACAAAATCTCGATTTAGAGTAGAAGGGGTAATTGGTGAGTTGGTTGCTAGGGGATTAACATTACCGAAGCCATTATTGCTGGAATAAATGACATTTGTAGCTTTTTCTCGTCCTTGTACAGTTACATATTCTCTAAATTCTGTAGGGGGGATATCCCAGTCTTGGGTACGATTGTAGCGAATATCGTTAATGGTAGCAGCACTGGTATTAGTGATAGTAACTTGGTTCTTAAATAAAGCGGTAGTTTCTGGTGCGGGAGCATAGGTTTGGGTAACTTTCAGATTGGGTAAAGTACTGAGTACAGTTGTAGTTGACACAGATGTGGGCGTGGAACTCCAATTAGTGATTTTTAAATTACCAGGATTAGGATTAGCAGGAGAAGCTCCACCCGCAATACCATTCCCAGAAACACCCCAACCTTCACATAAGCAACCGGGAGCAAGGGCATCTCCCACTCCTTGAAATAGAAGTCCCACTCCTCCAGCATCGGTGATTGGATTTAAGTCACCTGTACCACGAATCCCAAGACTGATTTTACCTGTGGTGATTACAGCCCCAAGGGTGGGAATTAAAATCTCCCCATTGGTACTTGAGAGATTGATATTACCCGCAGCTAGCCACTCTGTTGGATTAGCTCCTAGGCTACCTGTATCAATTTTGGTGGCTGTAATATTACCAAAGGCAGTAATGGTAACAGAGCCGCCCAAGCTACCTGTTGAACCTTTAGTATTCAAACTACCTAAATTTATGCCACCCTTAGATGCCGTAAGAGTAATATTGCCGCCCGGACTAGTTCTGGTAGTATCGATATTGCTAGTGGTGATATTGCCTGCGGTAATACCTAAGTTTGCACCCCATGTGGAGATATTTCCAGTATTAGCTGAATTATCAGCCGTAAGATTGACTACTCCACCATTACCTTTTTGGGCGATCGTCGTAATGTTCCCCACGGATAGATTATTAGCTTTTACCGTTACACTGCCCGCATTACCCGAAGTAGCAGTAAATCGAGTCCCAGCCGTGGCAGAAGTATTAGTTGTAATATCACGAGCAGTAACGTTCCCTGCTGCCATTAGCAAGATATTACCCCCATTGCCACTAGTGGCATTACGGTCAGAAATAGCTTCAGATTTGGTATTGAGATTACCACTGACGGTAATATTGCCAGTACTGGTAATTAGGGAAATATTGCCACCATTTTGGGTGTTAGCATCAATTCCAGTAAAATTGACCCGTGATGCCGCATTAATATCACCACCAATTACAATATCACCAACGGCATTAACGCTAATATCCCCTGCCTGTTGGATTGCTCCAGAGAATAGGGCCCCCCCAATATTGACATCACTACCCGATGTAATATTGATTTTGCCCCCTAGATTACTAGGACTGCTAAAGGTACCTGCTAGGATAACTTCTGAATTAGTAAGAATTGAACCAGTAATATTCACCGCTTTACCAGCATCAATAGTTACATTCCCCGCATCATTACTGGCAACAGTACTAACCACACCTTCGGTTGAAGTTGCTGAAGCAGAAGCGGCAAAGGAGCCAGCATTAATAACTCCCACATTCACATTATTACCAGCAGTTAGATTTACATCGCCACCTTTTTGAGTAATGGCTGTACCTGAACTTACACTCAATGCCGAAGAAGTATTAATAATATCGGTAATGGCTATATCCTGAGCAGCTTTGAGAGTAACCTTACCTCCTCCTCCTATGGAGTTTGCCTCAATATTGAGAGCAGTAATTGAACCATTTGTACTGGTTGCAGTAATATCACCAGCTTTATCTTCAGGATTAGCAATAGGGTAGGACTCTAAATTATTAGCGATCGCAATATCATTTAAGGCAGTTAATGAGATTTTACCTAAGTTCAATTCATCGGGATAAGAACTAATACTATTCAAAGCGATTTTGCCATTAGTACTATTGGCAGTAACATCCGCTCCTTTAAGGTTGACGGCTGTTATATCCCCAAAAGCGTTAAGGACAATATCGCCTCCAATAGTGACGGGTATGCCGTGGGCAAAGAGGTTTGAGACTGAAATTTTACCGTTGGTACTAGAAATTTTAATGTCTGCGCCAATATCACTAGTAACCTCAGAAACAGTGGATATATTGCCAGCGATCGCCACATCAGACTTAGCAGTTAAATCAACTGTTCCCCCACTATCATTTGTTCTCCAAGTATCAATGCTATTAACGGAAATACCACCATTGGAGCTAGAGAAATTAACCAGACCACCTGTGGTCACCAGACTACCCGTGGAAATATCTCCTGTAGCTGTAAAGTTCAGGTTGCCTCCCCTGAAGCTAACCCTTGAAGAATTAATATTGCCTGTGGCGATCGCTCCTGTGGAAGTAATATCAACATTCCCTGCGTTGAGAGAACCCAGAATCCCAATACTGGAAGAATTTAAATCACCACTAGTAAAATTACCTGAACTAGAAATGAAAATATTGCCTGCATTTTGAGCAACTAAACTTGACTGCGAAGAGGTATTTATACTGCCTGATATGCTTGGCACCCCTGGAACTGTTAGTGTGCCGATATTGATAGATTTTCCAGTGAGAGTTACATCTCCACCATTGCCTGACTGACCAGATTGGGCAAAAGAAAGGGATAAAACTCCCAACCCCACATTAATATTGCCATTTAAGGCTTGAAATGTAATTTTGCCAGCATTACTAGCATTGCCTATAAAAGTTGCCGATGCCGATGTGACATCCTGCAGAATACTAATGTTGCCATTGGTAGTATTAAGGTTAATATCACCGCCTATACCTGTATTACCCTGTGCTACTGCGGAAGTAGAAGATACACGTCTAGCTGAAATATTGCCCGTAGCATCAACTTGAATCTTGGCACCGTTGCCAGTATTACCTAGTCCCGCACCGTTACTAATTACGGATAACGTAGCAATATCTCGGGTACTAATGTTATTACCCTTAAGGGTGATGTTGTTACCGTCACCTGTGGTACCTGATGCTCCTTTAATTTCCGAGTTACTTGTAACATCCTGAACACTTATATTTCCAGTAGTAGAAAGCAGAATTGCACCTGCTTTTTTAGTGGTGCCGTTACTTTGAACTACAGAACCAGAACGTACATTAGTGGCACTAATATTACCAGTGGTAGAGTTAACACTAATATTGCCGCCATTACCTGCTATGCCATTTCCGTTAACAAAGGCATCGGTACTAATCCGATCAGTGACAGCAATATTTTTACTGGCATTAATTGTAATGTTACCGCCGTTGCCTGTATTCCCAGTATTTACCCTAGCTCCCGCATCAATGATTGCTGCCGTAATTCCGCCATTAAGTGAGGATAGAGTAATATCTCCAGCATTGGCAGTGGTAAAACTAGTGGTATCGATCGCCCCTGAAGCAATATTATCCTGAGCCAAGACTTTAATAGCCCCAGATATAGTTCCAGTAGTAGTTGTAGTCAGAATATTTCCAGTTGTAACGCTACCACGGGAATCAATGACCACTGATCCACCATTCCCAGTTGCAGGTCTGGTATCGATATTACCCGTTTGAATTTTGCCCGCTAGGGTTGGATTGGGGTTGTATTGGTTAGTTAAAACTACGTCGCCATTAGGGACAGCGATAGTCACATTACCAATGGTGATATTGGCACTGCTTGGCAAGAGTGTATCTGCGGCGATTGGAGGCTTAATCCCTGCTCTAATATCTAAGGTGGGCTTAATACTGCCATTAATACTAACAGTACTCACGCCATCGGAAAGTCCAAAGGTTTCAGCAATAAAACTGGAAGTATCGGTACCAGTAATTATAATATTCCCCGGAATAGTCACCTGCCCACCCGCCAGAATATGTAAAGATGCCCCCGTATAAGAGGCTAAGCTGACATCTCCATTGGATTTTATGACTGGATCATAGGGACTGAAAAGATTACCTAAGCTGCCATCTAATTGCTCAATCTTGAAATTACCGCCAATAGAGTAATGAGCATCCCCATTGATCGTATTAGCAGACCTTAGGATCATGTCTGTACCAGAAAATAAGCCACTGGCAGCATTATTCAAAGCAAAAACATCTATGCCTTGGTTACCTTGTATAGATAACTTAGCTCCTGCATTAGCGATAAAGGCAGTTGTGGCACTGTCTCTAATTCTGACTGTATTTCCTGCGAGTAAGTTCAGGTTTTGTGATGTTTGGAGTTGAGAATTGACTAGCGTTAAATTATTAGCGGCACTGAGGGTACTTGAACCTGTATTAATGTTTTTAGCGATCGCATCTCCAACTGTGACTGGAAGTTTAGCGGCAGTTAAAATTACATCACCATTATTATTTACACTGAGACCCGTAGCTTTTTCGAGGTTGGCACCAGTTAATAACTGCGGCAGTGTTGGAATAGATAGTCCCCAAGGGTTAATGCCCAAGTCTGGATTAGGTTGAAATTCCAAACCAATGACATCCCCAACTTGGCTAAGTCTTACTAGGTTTTTACCGGGGACAGCACTGAGGGTAATGCTACCATTGGGGGCAGATAGATTACCTGTACTGATCACAGTTCCACCCAAGAAATTAATATCTTTGCCTGAGTTAACCGCTAGATCAGCCGCACTAATAATTGCCCCTGGGTGAGACATGGTAAAAGCAAAGCTATTGGGATTGCCAACTAAAGTTGCATAATTATTAGTCCCGATCGCATTAAAGAAATTATTTCCAAATCCAATCCCATTGGCAGTAGTAGCCGTAAAAGCCCCAGCTAAGTTCAAACTGGCATTATTGCCAAAGATAATTCCCGCAGGATTCATTAAAAATAAATTGGAGTTACCCCCACTTACTTGGATTAATCCATTAATAACTGAGGCATCCCCACCGACAACCCGACCTAAAATATTTTGAATGCTAGGGTTAGAAAGAAAGTTGGCAATTTGATTAGTATTTAAGCCAAATTGTTGAAAGCTGTGAAAAAGATTGGTGCGATCGCCAGATAGTTGACCACCCGAAATATCAATGCGATTACCAATACTATTTACAGCAGTATTTGTGCCATCATTAGCAGGAATAATAGACTGACTCCAACTAGGATAGGCAATGCTAATAAAAGGTAAAATAGCTAATAGTAGGGATGGTCTCGCCATAGATTTTGCTTCGCTATGTTTTTGTAGAAGAATATCACAGCCGTAAATTGATTTTGGTTAAATTACTGGTTTAAATTACTGTTATACGCCCGCCTATAACGGGTATTGTGCTTGTTAGCAAATCATTAATTTTTGTATCATAACTAACAAATAGTTCCGTAGGTGCCACTCCACAGGCGCGATGAACTTCTGACATAGCAGCTAATTGTAATGCTCC
Encoded here:
- a CDS encoding DUF561 domain-containing protein encodes the protein MTTLNQLRQTLTHRQALKIISGLQNFDSQFVAMVVEAATLGGATFVDIAADRNLIRQTKAQTNLPVCVSAIAPEKLVEAVDAGADLVEIGNYDSFYTQGRIFSGLEVIALTKATRNLLPETLLSVTVPHTLPLDQQVTLAEELVACGADIIQTEGGTSSNPLHSGILGLIEKAAPTLAAAHAISRAVSVPVLCASGLTDVTIPMAIAAGASGVGVGSAVNQLKDQIAMIAVVRSLKESLNSASVILR
- a CDS encoding cysteine desulfurase family protein, producing the protein MSVYLDYAATTPTRPEVIDLITEVLRSQWGNPSSLHNWGERSTMAVERSRFMVADLINADPEGIIFTSGGTESNNLALWGITQQYDKPQHLIISAVEHSAIAQPAKVLSQMGWSVTELPVDQTGRVNPSDLIKEIQPNTVLVSVIFAQNEIGTIQPIAELGKICRDAKVLFHTDAVQAIGRIDVNLQVLPVDLLTISAHKIYGGQGVGALYVRPNLQLIPLILGGGQERGIRSGTESVAAIAGFGLAAELAKSEIATEMPRLRALSDQLFRELEDIPNLIPTGAKNELRLPNHVSFCHSSIDGRHIVRAMNATGIGISAGSACSSGSLIPSSTLLAMGFSHSQALGAIRLSLGLRTRSLDIEQAILSLKKALEISPSFKLN
- the serA gene encoding phosphoglycerate dehydrogenase; this encodes MPKILVSDPIDQVGIDILSQVATVDIKTNLTPDELVQVIPDYDAIMIRSGTKLTKQAIEAGKNLKIIGRAGVGVDNVDVPTATRQGIVVVNSPEGNTIAAAEHALAMMLSLSRFVPEANASIKSGKWDRKSFTGVEVYKKTLGVVGLGKIGSHVATVAKSMGMKLLAYDPFLSAERAEQLGVSLVELEILLRESDYITLHIPKTKETQHLINAKTLGIMKPNARIINCARGGIIDEAALTEALINGTIAGAAIDVFENEPLEADSPLRNAPASRLVLTPHLGASTEEAQANVAIDVAEQIRDVLLGLPARAAVNIPGLRPDVWQKLKPYLQLSEMLGNLVGQLAGGRVDNLDVRLQGEIATSDSQPIVVAALKGLLSQALQERVNFVNASLEAKERGIRVTETRDAAIEDYTGSLTLTAKGSQGQQSVTGALLGKGEIRITNINDFPINVAPTHYMLLTLHRDMPGIIGKIGSLLGTFNVNIASMQVGRRIVRGEAVMVINIDDPLPSGLLDEIGHIQGVTDAFMVNL
- a CDS encoding cupin domain-containing protein → MNKKLTKNLILRLAGVATCSLATFYSASSWSKENTPEYKSDYKQDIKVTQLLKTQTTSIGQPINFATINKPEVTAVKVEIPPGKETGWHKHPHPGYAYIIQGTLTLELERNQKFTFKPGSTFVEVVGTLHNGKNLGNEPVILIAFFTAEAGQPFAIPANPK
- the glgA gene encoding glycogen synthase GlgA — its product is MKILFAATEAAPIAKVGGMADVVGALPAVLRKMGHDVRIIMPYYGTLPDKLPETPQWIWKGYAMFQTFDVYETVLPGTNVPLYLVGHGSFLPSRIYYGDDEDWRFTLFANACAEFCWNYWKPNLIHCHDWHTGMIPVWMHQTSDIGTVFTIHNLAYQGPWRWRLEQMTWVPWYFRGHNTMAAAVQFADRVNTVSPTYAKQICTPAYGEGLESTLSYLSPSGILNGIDIDQFNPSTDKYLAKNFDSETLAKRIANKSALQEEIGLQVNKSAFLVGMVTRLVEQKGLDLLIQVLDRFLAYTDAQFVILGTGDRYYETQMWQIASRFPGRMSAQILYNAALSQRIYAGTDAFLMPSRFEPCGISQMLALRYGSVPIVRRTGGLVDTVQHHVPSLNQGNGYCFDRYEPLDLYTCMIRAWEGFSYKEPWHDLQKRGMAGDFSWDTSAKQYIELYRSIPGMELA
- a CDS encoding Ycf51 family protein, coding for MFTTAEFGTLTQGMGILVLVLALITAVAFGRSVSWRFRMVGITSFAVVLTAGLFALSLAPITRTSVEGALPYVLVYDRLGPEAVITVPSDIKAPQLEATLKQAATNLFSPGRNSLGESSTLKIRARTILHPREGVSQLVYLGELERSLRMRNDPDMTVKIFSDRLSNLQKL